The window CGTTGCCGAGTGTGATGTTCTCGGTGACCGTCATCGGATCCACGAGCATGAAGTGCTGGTGGATCATCCCGATGCCGGCGTCGATGGCGTCCCGCGGGGAGTCGAACTCCCGCTTTTCTCCGTCGACGACGACCCGTCCCGAGGTGGGCCCGTACAGCCCGTAGAGGACGTTCATCAGCGTCGTCTTCCCGGCGCCGTTCTCCCCCAGCAGCGCGTGGACGGTTCCTTCTTCGACCTCGAAGTCGACGTCGTCGTTCGCGACCACGCCCGGGAACCGCTTCGTGATTCCCTCGAGGCGGACGGCCTTGGACATACGTCTGTTACCCTCTGGTGTGGTCATAAACGAATAGGTTTGGGTGCCGACCGACGCGTGCGGCACCGCGTCGGACCGACTACGGCGACGTCGGGACCGAAATGTCGCCGTTGATGATGTCCTCGCGGGCGGTCGAAACCTCGCTTGCGACGTCGTCGGGGATCTCCGACCCGAGCGAGTCGCCGTAGACGAGGTCGACGCCGTCCTCGGCGAGCCCCAGCGAGACGGCGGTGCCGCCTGGGAAGTTACCGTTGAGTACGGCCTCGATCGAGTTGTACACCGGCGTGTCGACCCGCTTGACCATACTCCCGAGAATGACGTCGCTGTACGACGGACGCGTGATCGACTGCGCGCGGTCGACGCCGATCGCGAACTTTCCGGCCTCCTGTGCGGCCTGGAACACGCCCGTGCCGGTGTTGCCCGCGGCGTGATAGACGATGTCGGCGCCGCTGTTGTACATCGCGGCCGCCGCCTCCCGACCCGCGGCCGGGTCGTTGAAACTCCCCGTGTAGCTCGTGCTGACGTCGACGTCGTCGCTGCCGGCGGACACGCCCGCCTCGTAGCCGGCCTGGAACCGCTTGATCAGGTCGGACTCGACGCCGCCGACGAAGCCGACGTTCGTGGAGTCGCCCGCGGTCGAGCCCGCCCCGGCCGAGAAGTCCTGCGTCGTGAGCAGGCTGGCCATCAGCCCCGCGAGGTACGAGCCCTCGTGTTCCTTGAACGTGTAGCTCGCGACGTTGGGTGCGTCGACCACCGAGTCGACGATCATAAAGTTCTGGTCGGGGTAGGACTCGGCGTTCTCCGTGAGGGAGTCGGCCTGGAGGAACCCGATACAGCAGACTAGATCGTAGTTCGGATCCGTCGACTGGGCGAACTGCTGCTGGAAGCTGCTGAACTCCGCGACCTCGTCGGGCTGTGCTTCGTTGTACGCGATGTTGAAGTCCTCTTGGGCCTGGATCACGCCGCTCTGGGCCTGGTCGTTGAACGACCCGTCGCCGAGGCCGCCGGTCGCGTAGACCATCCCGATGTGGGCCGCCGGACCGCTCTCGGTGGTCTCGGCCGCGGTCGTTTCCTCCATCCCGTCGTCGGTGGATCCCCCGGAGTCGGTTTCCGTCTCCGTCTCCGTGTCGTCGGATCCACCGGACGGCCCGCCGCTACACCCCGCGAGACCGGCGATCCCCGCCACGCCGGTCGCCTTCAGGAACGTACGCCTATCCATAGCTGTGAGCACCTACGAAACAATGGATAGCGAGGTGTGCATAAATTCGTCGCTTCCGTCCCACGGCCTCGGAGTCCGGATCCGGATAACTGGACGGACACCCGACGAGTCGGTCGCTCCACCGTCCGACCGTGGGTAATGGCGGACTCGCGGTGCGCCGGTTCCCTCACCCGCCCGCGGCGGCGACGGCGTCGGCGACGACGTCTGTCACCTCGTCGATCAGGGCGTCGACGTCGTCGGCCTCGGCATACACCCGAACGTACGGCTCGGTCCCGGACGGGCGGACCAGCGTCCACGACCCGTCAGGGAACCCCACGCGGACGCCGTACTCGGTGTCGACCTCGGCGTCGGGGCACGCCGCGGGGAGCGACGACTCCAGGCGCCTCATCACCTCGTTCTTCAGGTCGTCGGGGCACTCGACGCTGACCTTCCGGTAGGGGCGCTCGGTAACTGGAGCGCGGAGGCCGTCGAGCCCCGCGGCAGCGACGAGCCGGGTCAGCACCGCCGCGGAGGCCGCGCCGTCGATCCACCCGCCGTGGTCGGGGTGGATGTGCTTCCAGGGTTCCGCGGCGAAGACCACGTCGCCTCCATCGGCGCGCGCCGCGGCGATCCCCTCGTGGAGCGCTCCCAGTCGCACACGCTCGACCCGCCCGCCCGCCGCCGCGACCCGCTCGTCGATCCGCCCCGACGCGTTCGGCGTGGTCACGACAACCGGATCCGACGCGGTCGCGACCCTGACGAAGTGTTCCGCGAGGATCGCCACGACGGTGTCCTCGTGGAGTATCTCCCCCGCTCCATCCAGGACGACGATCCGGTCGGCGTCGCCGTCGTGGGCGATCCCGAGGTCGAACTCCGAGCCCGAAAGGAACGCCCGGAGATCCCCCAACGTCTCGGGGGTCGGCTTCGACGCACGGCCGGGGAAGAAGCCGTCGACCTGACCGTTGAGCGTGACCACCCGCGCGCCGAGTTCCCGGAGTACCTGTGGGGTCCCGAGCGCTCCCATCCCGGTGCCGCAGTCAACCACGACGTCGAGGCCGTCGGCGGACTCGCCGTGGCCGCGGGCGTACTCGACGACGGCCCGGCGATAGCCCGCGAGCGGCGACACCGTCTCGGAACTCCCCCACTCGTTCCACGCCACAGACGGTACCCCGTCGGTCACCCGGGCCTCGACCGCCGCCTCGCGGTCGCGGTCGTACTCCCGGCCGTCGACGAAGACCTTGATCCCGTTGTCGGTCGGCGGGTTGTGTGAGGCGGTGAGCATCACCCCGTACCGGCCTTGAGAGGCGTACGCGAGCGCCGGCGTCGGGAGGACGCCCGCCCGTCGCACGTCGGCGCCGGCGGACTCGACCCCTGCCTCGACCGCGGCCGCGAGCGCTTCGCCGGTGGTGCGGCCGTCCCGCCCGACCACGACCGTCGCGGGGCGGTCGCTCGCCCCGTCGCCGGACGCCTCCTCGACGACGCCCGCGCCGACCGCCCGCCCGACGGACAGCGCGAACTCCGGCGTCAGCCGTTCCCGTACCGACCCGCGGATCCCCGCGGTTCCGAACAGCTCCATACTCCCCCTGCCCCGGCCCGGAGGCATAAACACCACCGACCTTTTGCTGCGCTCGTTCGCTTCGCTCACTCGCTTGCAAAAGCTCGGCCAAAATCCGGCGTCACCCTCTCAGTCGCGGCTTCGCCGCTCCGTCGAGGGTTCCTCGGCCCGCTCGCTCACTTCGTTCGCTCGCGGTGCAGCAAGTGGCTGTACCGATCGGCGCTTCGTTTTCACGTTTCGTTCAGAGGGTAAAGTCAGCAACAGGGGTGTTCGTTCCCTTCAACTCCGGGCCAACCGTCCGGTACCCGCGGGAGCAAATTCAAATCCTGATCTCGTCGCGTGCTTTTTCATTGTGGTCACGCAATACGATACTATGCCACACACCTCACAACAGGGGATTCATGTTCTTCACATTGATGACGACCCGGATTTCGCGGACCTGGTCAAGACGTTTCTTAAACGCGAGGACGATCGGTTCACTGTCGAAACGGCGACCAACGCCGACGAAGGACTAAAACGAATCTATGACCGGCCGCCTGATTGCGTGGTCTCGGATTACAATATGCCTGGCAGAGACGGGATTGAGTTACTTCGCGCGCTCCGTGACGAGCACCCCGATCTACCGTTCATACTGTTCACCGGTAAGGGCAGTGAGGAGGTCGCCGGTGACGCGCTCAGGGCGGATGCGACCGATTACATTCAAAAACAGTCCGGGTCCGAACAGTACGAACTACTCGCCAATCGCATTGAGAACGCTGTCTCACAGTATCGGTCTGAGATCCGACTCCGCGAAACGAAAGAAGAGTACGTTACCGTATTCGAGGGTGCGTTGACTGGTCTCCTGCTGGTTGATGTCGAGCGGGATGGGTTCCGGTATCAACGGTGTAATCCGCGAGCACTTGAACTCATCGGCCGAGACCGGGAAGAAATCGTCGGAAGTACCCCAAGTGAGGCTCTTGGCACGGAAAATGGCAAAAAGGTCTGTGGGGCATATCGGAAGTGTGTCGAGTGTCGTGAATCCGTCAAATACTCCCTCACTCTCGATTTTCCGGACGGACAGGCCGTCAGACCGGGCAGGGTCACACCCATCGAGTTAAACGGTGAAATCACCCAACTGGTGGTCTCGTTCTATGACGATACCGAAGCACAGCAACAACGAGAGAAGTTAGAACGACAAAACGACCTGTTCAGCAAAGCGCAAGAACTCGCCAAGGTAGGCGCATGGGAGTACGACGTTCAAGAGAATCAAACCAGTTGGACCGAGCAAGTCTACGAAATCTATGATCTCTCGCAAGATGCGTCTATAGACGACGAGGCTATTTTGGAACTGTATCATCCGGATGACCGGGACGAAATCCGGGAAGCGTTTACGAATCCGAGCGAAACTGTCGACACATCCGACTCAGAGTTGCGTCTTCAGCCCACAGACGGGGAGACACGGTGGGTATCTGTACGCGGGCAGCCACAGACGGTGGATGGAGAACTCGTCAGGATTCGCGGGGCTATTCAGGATATTACCGGAAGAAAAAGGCGAATCCGAGAGATACTGGAACTGAAACGGCAGTACCAAACGCTATCTGAGAACATACCTAACGGTGCGGTCTTCCTGTTCGACGAGAATATGCGATACGAACGGGCTCGTGGAAGGGAACTCAGTAAAGTCGGCCTCTCGCCTAACGAGGTCGAATCAACAACGCCACACGACGTCTTTCCGACCGAACTCGCCGAAGAACTCACCCACTACTTCACCGAGGCGCTGAATGGAAACAGCAATACGTTTACGCAAACGCTCGGAGAGAGCGTTTATCGGAACCGGACAGTCCCCGTTGAAACCGGTGACGGGAGAACTGCTTACGGACTCGCGCTGGCACAGAACGTGACGGAGCAAGTTGAGCGTAGGCGGGAACTGGAGAGGCAAAACGAGCGGTTAGAGGAGTTCACAAGCATCGTCAGCCACGATTTGCGGAATCCGCTCCGAGTGGCCGACGGACGGTTGGAGCTGCTTCGGGACGAGTGTAAGAGCGACCATATCGATGACCTTGCACAGGCCCTTGACCGGATGGACGCGCTCATCGAAGACCTGCTGACACTGACACGAGAGGGTGAGCGAGTCGATGAGGCCGAACAGATTGGACTCACGAACGCAGCCACGAACAGTTGGCAAACGGTGAAGACGGAACGGGCAACACTCGAAACCGATACGTCGTGTGCCGTTGAAGCTGACCGGAGCCGGCTTCGGCAGCTGTTCGAGAACCTCTACCGGAACGCCATCGAACACGGTGGTGACAATGTGACAGTCTCCGTTGGCGAGATGGACGACGGGTTCTATGTCGCGGACACGGGATCAGGCATCCCTGAATCTGATCGTGAGGAAGCGTTCGAGGCGGGATACTCGACTACCGAAGGGGGGACCGGATTTGGCCTGCGGATCGTCGAACAGGTCGCTAACGCGCATGGGTGGGAGGTGACGGTGACTGAAAGCGAACAGGGCGGGGCCCGGTTCGAAATCACCGGCGTTGAAAAAGGCGAGTGACCGATGCGCGCTGTGTATCTTACACGAGGTTAAACGAGTGATCTGAATCTGTCATTTTCGTCGCCGGGGGTACACTCGCACACTCGACGTCGAAACTCAACTCTGGAAAACTATCTAACCTTCTGACGACCGGTATAGTTACCGAATGGATGTGATCTGGCGTTCGTCCGTCCTGAACGATCGGGCGAGTTATCCTTCCTTGAGCAGTGTGATCGCAGCCGGCACACGCTATTTGGGGCTCCCTCCCGTATCCAGTCACGATGACCGACGACCGAGTCCGAGCACACGTGTTCGTCAGCGGCAACGTCCAGGGCGTCCGGTACCGCGCGTCGACGAGGGAGGCCGCCGAGAACCGCGGTGTCGACGGGTGGGTTCGGAACCTCGACGACGGCCGTGTGGAGGCGGTCTTCGAGGGTCCCGAATCCGCAGTGGAGGGGCTGATCGAGTGGTGCCACATCGGGAGCGCGATGGCGACCGTCGAGGACGTCGAGGTGAGCTACGAGGAGCCCGAGGGCGAGTCGGGGTTCCGCGTCCGGTGGTAGGATCGCCGGCGAAGACTCCCACGTCACGCCGCGGCGCCAGTGGCACCGTCCCCGCCCGAATCGGCACCCTCCTCGGCGGACTCCGAGGGGTACCCCATCGGCGCCTCGGGATCGTCGTTCACCAGCCGATCCCAGATCACGAGCGTCGAGGGAAGCACGAGCAGCGACGCCAGGAAGGAGTAGACGATCGACATCGCAGTCAGGATCCCGAACTGCCCAAGCACCGAGAGGACCGCGAGCACGAGGACGCCGATCCCGAACGCTGTCGTGGCCATACTCCCGAGCAGCGCCCCGCCCGTGCCGATCACGGTCCGGCTGAGTGCGGGAATCAGCCCTCGCTCGCGCCGCTCGTCGATGAATCGGTGGACGACGTGGACCGAGTAGTCGATCCCCAGCCCGATCGTGAGCGAGAGGATGGTGGCGGTGAAGGCGTTGAACGGGATGTCCAACAGCCGCATCGTGCCCGCGACCGACGCGACCGCCACGACGATCGGCGCGAGGTTGGCGATGCCGAGCGAGGGCAACCCTTCGAGGATCCAGTAGATCACCACCAGAAACACCACCGTCGCACTCAGCGCGAGCGCGAGGCTGGTGATCGCGGACTGGAAGATCAGGTCCGAAACCGCCTGAAAGACGACAGTCTCGCCCGTCGGGGTCGCCTCGACTCGGAATCGGTCCGCGACCTCGTGGCCCGCGGCGGTGACTTCCCGATCGGAGGCGTCTGCGGAGGTGGTGTAGACGACCCGGGCACTCCGCCGGTCGTCGGCCAGATACTTCGAGGCGCGGTCGCCCGCCGGGGACGCCTCGAGCTCTCGGTAGATCGTCGGAAGGTTGTCGTCGGGCACCCCGTTGTCGTTCCGGTCGTTCCGCTCGACGAGAGCGGCGAACTCGGGATCCTCCGCGGCGCGGTCTTTGATGATCGTCACGATGCTCGTCGACGCCGCACGACGGTTCCCGTCGGTCACGAACTCCTCGGGCGGGTCCTCGCCCGCCCGGTAGATCCGTTCTAAGGCGGCGTCGTTCTCCATCCGCCCCTCCAAGTATATCGTGACGGATCCCCCCTGCGAGGACGTGAACTTGTCGTCGAGGAAGTTGATCGTCGCCACCGCGTCGTAGTCGCTCGGCGCGAACGGCTCCGGCAGCGCCTTCAGCAGCGCCGGCACCTCCTCCGGCGGCAGGAAGTCCTCCTGGGAGAAGGAGGTGTCGACGCCGGTGGCGTACCCGGCGGCGCCGGCGCTGAACACCAACGCGAAAACGAGCAGCACCACTGGCGCCCGGTTCGCGATACCGACCCCTATCGAGAGCGCTTCACCCAGCGCCGATCCCTCCTCGCCGAGCGGCCGCTGGCTGAACGTCGGGATCGGCCACGAGTCCCGACGGCGGTCGACCCACACCTTCGCGGCGGGCAGGAAGATACCGAAGATCAGGAACGTGAACACGATCCCGACGGCGGCGACGATCCCGAAGTCCCGGATCGGGGGGAGTTCGGAGGCGAGATTCGCCAGAAACCCGATCACCGTCGTGCCGGTCACGATGAAGAAGGCGACGAGCAGCTGGTCGGTCGCGACCTGCATCGCGTCGCCGACGCCGAGGCCGGTCGCGCGGTCCTCGCGGTAGCGATTGACCGCGTGGATCCCGAAGTCGATCCCGACCGCGAGCAGAAGCGGCGGGATCGAGATCATGATCTGGTTGAACGGGATGCCCGCCAGTCCCAGGAACCCGAAGGTCCAGACCGACGCCATCCCCAGGGAGACGACGCCGAGGATCAGATCCAGGAGGTCGCGGTAGGCGACGACCAGAAAGCCGAAGATGAGAAGCACCGCCGCGGGAGTCACGATCAAAAGCGAATCGGAGATGACCGTGCCGAACTCGTCGGCGACGATGCCGCTGCCGAAGACGGTGATGTCGGCGTCGATCTCCGCGCCGATCACCCGCTGGGCCTGCGTCTGAATCGGCGTGAGCGGGCTACTACCCGACTGCCCGGCGGAGCCGCCGCCCACGCCGCCGGGGAGGTCGTGCTGGACCGCGCCGATCGTCGCCGACGCCGACGCGTCCCGTTCGTTGAAGTCGTTGCTCACGGTCCCGGTGAACTCCGGGTTGTCGGCGTTCTCCCGGACCGCCTGTCGGACGGTCGTAGGCGTCGCGCGTTCGAGCGTCGTGATCTGCTGCTCCAGCGTGGTCGCCTCGGGATCGATGGTCCGCGCGACGGTACCTGCCGCCGACGACGTCCCCGAGACGTACATATCGTCGCGCTCCTCCAGCGCCCGCTGGGCCCGCAACATCGCGAGCAGCGAGTCCTTCGAGAGCACGTTGGGGTCCCGCTGGATCAGCGACGTGCTCCCGGGGTCGTCGTCGAACGCCGGGAGGAACTCGTTTTCGACGCGTTCGTTTGCGTTCGCCGCGGGGATGTCCTCGGCGAACTGCTGGGTTCCCGACTCGGTGGAGACCCCACCCAGGCCCGCGGTGAACACGAGCGTCACGATGAGGAAGGCGACGATCACCGTGCCGGGACGGTTGACGATGTTGTCGTCGGCCCAGTCGACGAACCGCTGGAAGTCCAACCGCACGGGTCACTCCCGCCGACGGTAGTAGAACACGCCGCCGGCCGCGCCGCCGAGCAGGAGCACCACCAGCAGGAGCAGCGTGATCGGGAGCCCCCCGGAGCCGGTAGTGACGTCGACGGGCACCTGGTAGGTGTCGGAGATGATCGTATCGCCCGCCTCGTCGTCGTACTGGAAGTCCATCTGCACCGGGTAGGTCTTCTCGGTGGCGCCGCCGGCGGCGCTCAGCTGGAAGGTGATCGTCGTCGACTCGCCCGGTTCGAGTTCGTCGACGAACGCCTCGTCGTCGGAGGTCGACAGCGGCGAGTCGGTGTAGATCTTGGCCGAGAGGTCCGAGACCGTGTACTCCCGGGTGTTGGTCACGGTGACCCGGAACTCCCCGCCGGAGCCGGCGCTCAGGTTCCCGTCAACGGGGTCGACGTCGAACTCGGCGGTCCCCGGCCCGACCGGCACCCGCGTGGGGATGGCCCCCGACGCCCGCGCGGCGTTGTCCCGGTCGCGATAGGAGACCGAGAGGTCGAACTGCCGCGGCCCGGCGTCGGAGCTGCTCGTCACCTCGACGTCGAACGAGAAGTTCGCGGCCTCGCCGGGGTCGAGGTCGCCGATCGCGACCGTGTTCTCGATCGGGGTGACCGTCGGGCCGGGGTCCTCGAATCTGACGACCGCGTGACGAACGCGGTCGTCGCGCGCGTTCACGATCCGGCCCTCGAGCGTTCCTTCCTCGCCGACCCGGAGCGTGCTTTCGACGCCCCGGATCTCGAAGCCGGGGTCGTTCGCCCCGACCTGGAGGCGGATGTCCACGACGTCGCTACGAAGCTGGTCGCCGTTCCCGTTCCGGAAGGCCGTTCGGATGCCGAACTGCTTCGGCCCGGCGTCGACGTTTTCGGCGACGTTCACCCTGAAGCTGAACTCGGCCGACTCCCCGGGCGCGAGCGACCCGACGGCGTACCCCCCGCCGACCGCGCTGGCGGTCGGCGTATCGTTGAACTCGACGACCGCGTTGTGCGCGGTCATCGGCCCGGTGTTCGTGATCGTCCCCGACAGCGTGTCGGAGCCGCCGATGGAGAGGGTGCTCCGCAGCTCCGAGACCGCGAACGTCATCTCCGGGTGGGCCTCAAGCGGGACCGAAAGCGAGGGGGTCTCGCCGACCGTCCCGCTTGGCTTCTCGAAGTCGACCCGCGCGGAAAGCGAGTAGTTACCCGCAGTGGCCGCGTCGCTCAGGGCCGCGTCGAACGTGAACGTCCGGTTCTCGCCGCGCTCCCACTCGGAGACGAACCGGGTGCTCGACTCGCTTGCTCCCAGCGACACGTCCGGGCTTGACGTCGAAAGCGTCAGCGTCGAATCGCGGGCGGCGGTGTCGCCGACGTTCCGCATCGTGAGCTCCAAGGTCCCCCTGCCGTCTACGGTTGCCGTGGAGTTGGTATCGACGACCGTGAACCGCGGCCCCGACTCGACTCTGACCTCGACGTAGCGGGTCACCTTCCGTTCGGTCGCCGACCCCGCGCCGTTGTCGTACTCGTAGGTGAGATCCAGCGGGATCCGGTAGGTGCCGCTTGCGAGGTTCGCCGGGACGTTCAGCTTCAGCGAGAGGTCAGCAGGGTCCCCGTCGGGAAGTTCGGAAACGTAGAGTTCCCCGGTTTCGACGTCGATCCGGCCGGTATCCCGCGGTTTGATCCGGACGTTCGTCGCGGTGCGCGTGTCGTCGTCGGGGCCGTCGGGGTCGTTCAATAACTGAAAGGATACTTCGTTGATCCCGCCGGGCGCGAGGTTCGGTTCGGGTGTGACCGTCCGGAGGTCCGGGTTGGAAGTGAGCGCGACAGCGGGAACGGCGCTGACGAGAAGCGATCCGACGACGAGAACGACGAGCAGCGTGCGTTTCATTGGTTGTGGAAGGGCCGAGTGGCGGGGAGAGTGACCGCCGGCGTGGGTTCGGTCTCAGCAAAATCACGGACGGACCGTATATAAGCTATTGTAAACCAAAACAAACTACCGCAGGGTTTTCGAGCCGGAATTGACGGGATGTAGATCTGATCTATGAGGCAGAAACGACTTTTGATCCGGTATTCGATCGCCTGCCGAAACACCTACCGAGTTGTAACACCCTGCTGTTCCGTTATGCCGACGTTACCGGGTATCGCCGGTGTCCGGAACCCGTCATCTGCATACTTCCCGTGACCGAGCGACGGGATGATGTCAAACGTCCCCACGACGGTACTCAGTTGGACGCCGGAGCGGCCGGGCTCGCGTTCCGCTTGGGGCTCGTCCTGTTCGGTGCGGTCCTACAGTAGCGTTTGCAACTGGTTGCACATCCGATCGCACGCCGTCGTGCGATCGAGCGAGCGAAGACTTGCAAACGCTACTACAGCGTTTATGCGACTCAACCACTTCCTGAACGTCGACGATATGGCCGGGTACGCCGGGCGCCGCCGACAGGGCGCGACCGGGACGTTTAATCGGCCGCCACGTGCCCGTAGAGGTATGAAGGCGACCGCGACCGCCCACCCGATCCAGGGGCTGGTCAAGTACCACGGGATGCACGACGAGGAACTCCGGCTCCCGTACCACGACAGTATCAGCGTCTGCACGGCCCCGAGTCGGACGAAAACCACCGTCGAGTTCCAGCCCGACGCCGGCGAGGACGTCTACGTCATCGGCGGCGAACGCGTCGAGGGGCGCGAGGCCGAGCGCATCGATTCGGTCGTCGATCACGTCCGCGAACGGGCGGAAATCGAGCACGCGGTCCGCCTGGAGTCGGAGAACTCCTTCCCGACGAACATCGGGTTCGGATCCTCGGCGTCGGGGTTTGCGGCGGCCGCGACGGCGCTGTCGACGGCTGCGGGGCTCGACCTCTCGCGTCCGGAGATCTCGACCATCGCCCGCCGTGGGTCGGCGTCGGCCGCACGGGCGGTCACCGGGGCGTTCTCCCATCTCCACTCCGGGATGAACGACACCGACTGCCGGTCGGAGCGGATCGAGACCGACCTGGAGGACGACCTCCGGATCGTCGCCGCCCACGTGCCCGCCTACAAGGAGACCGAGGAGGCCCACCGCGAGGCCGCCGAGAGCCATATGTTCCGGGCCAGGCTGGCGCACATCCACCACCAGATCGACGCCGCCCGCGACGCCCTCTACGACGCCGACTTCGAGCGGGCCTTCGAGCTTGCGGAACACGACTCCCTCTCGCTCGCGGCCACGACGATGACCGGGCCCGCGGGGTGGGTCTACTGGCAGCCCGAC of the Halobellus ruber genome contains:
- a CDS encoding BMP family lipoprotein, producing the protein MDRRTFLKATGVAGIAGLAGCSGGPSGGSDDTETETETDSGGSTDDGMEETTAAETTESGPAAHIGMVYATGGLGDGSFNDQAQSGVIQAQEDFNIAYNEAQPDEVAEFSSFQQQFAQSTDPNYDLVCCIGFLQADSLTENAESYPDQNFMIVDSVVDAPNVASYTFKEHEGSYLAGLMASLLTTQDFSAGAGSTAGDSTNVGFVGGVESDLIKRFQAGYEAGVSAGSDDVDVSTSYTGSFNDPAAGREAAAAMYNSGADIVYHAAGNTGTGVFQAAQEAGKFAIGVDRAQSITRPSYSDVILGSMVKRVDTPVYNSIEAVLNGNFPGGTAVSLGLAEDGVDLVYGDSLGSEIPDDVASEVSTAREDIINGDISVPTSP
- a CDS encoding efflux RND transporter permease subunit; its protein translation is MDFQRFVDWADDNIVNRPGTVIVAFLIVTLVFTAGLGGVSTESGTQQFAEDIPAANANERVENEFLPAFDDDPGSTSLIQRDPNVLSKDSLLAMLRAQRALEERDDMYVSGTSSAAGTVARTIDPEATTLEQQITTLERATPTTVRQAVRENADNPEFTGTVSNDFNERDASASATIGAVQHDLPGGVGGGSAGQSGSSPLTPIQTQAQRVIGAEIDADITVFGSGIVADEFGTVISDSLLIVTPAAVLLIFGFLVVAYRDLLDLILGVVSLGMASVWTFGFLGLAGIPFNQIMISIPPLLLAVGIDFGIHAVNRYREDRATGLGVGDAMQVATDQLLVAFFIVTGTTVIGFLANLASELPPIRDFGIVAAVGIVFTFLIFGIFLPAAKVWVDRRRDSWPIPTFSQRPLGEEGSALGEALSIGVGIANRAPVVLLVFALVFSAGAAGYATGVDTSFSQEDFLPPEEVPALLKALPEPFAPSDYDAVATINFLDDKFTSSQGGSVTIYLEGRMENDAALERIYRAGEDPPEEFVTDGNRRAASTSIVTIIKDRAAEDPEFAALVERNDRNDNGVPDDNLPTIYRELEASPAGDRASKYLADDRRSARVVYTTSADASDREVTAAGHEVADRFRVEATPTGETVVFQAVSDLIFQSAITSLALALSATVVFLVVIYWILEGLPSLGIANLAPIVVAVASVAGTMRLLDIPFNAFTATILSLTIGLGIDYSVHVVHRFIDERRERGLIPALSRTVIGTGGALLGSMATTAFGIGVLVLAVLSVLGQFGILTAMSIVYSFLASLLVLPSTLVIWDRLVNDDPEAPMGYPSESAEEGADSGGDGATGAAA
- a CDS encoding COG1361 S-layer family protein, which translates into the protein MKRTLLVVLVVGSLLVSAVPAVALTSNPDLRTVTPEPNLAPGGINEVSFQLLNDPDGPDDDTRTATNVRIKPRDTGRIDVETGELYVSELPDGDPADLSLKLNVPANLASGTYRIPLDLTYEYDNGAGSATERKVTRYVEVRVESGPRFTVVDTNSTATVDGRGTLELTMRNVGDTAARDSTLTLSTSSPDVSLGASESSTRFVSEWERGENRTFTFDAALSDAATAGNYSLSARVDFEKPSGTVGETPSLSVPLEAHPEMTFAVSELRSTLSIGGSDTLSGTITNTGPMTAHNAVVEFNDTPTASAVGGGYAVGSLAPGESAEFSFRVNVAENVDAGPKQFGIRTAFRNGNGDQLRSDVVDIRLQVGANDPGFEIRGVESTLRVGEEGTLEGRIVNARDDRVRHAVVRFEDPGPTVTPIENTVAIGDLDPGEAANFSFDVEVTSSSDAGPRQFDLSVSYRDRDNAARASGAIPTRVPVGPGTAEFDVDPVDGNLSAGSGGEFRVTVTNTREYTVSDLSAKIYTDSPLSTSDDEAFVDELEPGESTTITFQLSAAGGATEKTYPVQMDFQYDDEAGDTIISDTYQVPVDVTTGSGGLPITLLLLVVLLLGGAAGGVFYYRRRE
- the mvaD gene encoding phosphomevalonate decarboxylase MvaD; translation: MKATATAHPIQGLVKYHGMHDEELRLPYHDSISVCTAPSRTKTTVEFQPDAGEDVYVIGGERVEGREAERIDSVVDHVRERAEIEHAVRLESENSFPTNIGFGSSASGFAAAATALSTAAGLDLSRPEISTIARRGSASAARAVTGAFSHLHSGMNDTDCRSERIETDLEDDLRIVAAHVPAYKETEEAHREAAESHMFRARLAHIHHQIDAARDALYDADFERAFELAEHDSLSLAATTMTGPAGWVYWQPDTVAVFNAVRELREEGIPAYFSTDTGASVYVNTTAPHVDAVEDAVAAVGVDTDVWEVGGPAAVRPEAESLF
- a CDS encoding phosphomannomutase is translated as MELFGTAGIRGSVRERLTPEFALSVGRAVGAGVVEEASGDGASDRPATVVVGRDGRTTGEALAAAVEAGVESAGADVRRAGVLPTPALAYASQGRYGVMLTASHNPPTDNGIKVFVDGREYDRDREAAVEARVTDGVPSVAWNEWGSSETVSPLAGYRRAVVEYARGHGESADGLDVVVDCGTGMGALGTPQVLRELGARVVTLNGQVDGFFPGRASKPTPETLGDLRAFLSGSEFDLGIAHDGDADRIVVLDGAGEILHEDTVVAILAEHFVRVATASDPVVVTTPNASGRIDERVAAAGGRVERVRLGALHEGIAAARADGGDVVFAAEPWKHIHPDHGGWIDGAASAAVLTRLVAAAGLDGLRAPVTERPYRKVSVECPDDLKNEVMRRLESSLPAACPDAEVDTEYGVRVGFPDGSWTLVRPSGTEPYVRVYAEADDVDALIDEVTDVVADAVAAAGG
- a CDS encoding acylphosphatase; this encodes MTDDRVRAHVFVSGNVQGVRYRASTREAAENRGVDGWVRNLDDGRVEAVFEGPESAVEGLIEWCHIGSAMATVEDVEVSYEEPEGESGFRVRW
- a CDS encoding response regulator, giving the protein MPHTSQQGIHVLHIDDDPDFADLVKTFLKREDDRFTVETATNADEGLKRIYDRPPDCVVSDYNMPGRDGIELLRALRDEHPDLPFILFTGKGSEEVAGDALRADATDYIQKQSGSEQYELLANRIENAVSQYRSEIRLRETKEEYVTVFEGALTGLLLVDVERDGFRYQRCNPRALELIGRDREEIVGSTPSEALGTENGKKVCGAYRKCVECRESVKYSLTLDFPDGQAVRPGRVTPIELNGEITQLVVSFYDDTEAQQQREKLERQNDLFSKAQELAKVGAWEYDVQENQTSWTEQVYEIYDLSQDASIDDEAILELYHPDDRDEIREAFTNPSETVDTSDSELRLQPTDGETRWVSVRGQPQTVDGELVRIRGAIQDITGRKRRIREILELKRQYQTLSENIPNGAVFLFDENMRYERARGRELSKVGLSPNEVESTTPHDVFPTELAEELTHYFTEALNGNSNTFTQTLGESVYRNRTVPVETGDGRTAYGLALAQNVTEQVERRRELERQNERLEEFTSIVSHDLRNPLRVADGRLELLRDECKSDHIDDLAQALDRMDALIEDLLTLTREGERVDEAEQIGLTNAATNSWQTVKTERATLETDTSCAVEADRSRLRQLFENLYRNAIEHGGDNVTVSVGEMDDGFYVADTGSGIPESDREEAFEAGYSTTEGGTGFGLRIVEQVANAHGWEVTVTESEQGGARFEITGVEKGE